The following are from one region of the Streptomyces tuirus genome:
- a CDS encoding GNAT family N-acetyltransferase translates to MTTAPPRPAVSPHALAAPTPTVRTARPEEAAALAALSRPFAHSGALRARPVSLYAAHAADFLVLQAPDGAFDGCVGLRAYPADPGEGRERAGVVYNFCVAAHRQGSGAGARLLRAALATARAQSLDALFTATTGGAVLFLRHGFTPTTAHRAPRPWAESLDPRRGARVLVRTW, encoded by the coding sequence TTGACCACGGCCCCGCCGCGCCCCGCCGTGTCCCCGCACGCCCTTGCCGCACCGACGCCCACCGTGCGTACCGCCCGCCCGGAGGAGGCCGCCGCCCTCGCGGCCCTGTCTCGGCCGTTCGCGCACTCGGGGGCACTGCGCGCACGCCCCGTCTCCCTCTACGCCGCCCACGCGGCCGACTTCCTGGTGCTCCAGGCCCCCGACGGGGCTTTCGACGGCTGCGTGGGCCTGCGCGCCTACCCCGCGGACCCGGGGGAGGGCCGCGAACGCGCGGGCGTCGTCTACAACTTCTGCGTGGCCGCGCACCGGCAGGGGAGCGGAGCGGGCGCCCGGCTGTTACGCGCGGCGCTCGCCACCGCACGCGCCCAGTCGCTCGACGCCCTCTTCACGGCGACCACCGGAGGCGCCGTGCTCTTCCTCCGCCACGGCTTCACGCCCACGACCGCGCACCGTGCGCCACGGCCCTGGGCGGAGTCCCTGGACCCGCGGCGCGGGGCACGCGTCCTGGTCAGGACATGGTGA
- the argB gene encoding acetylglutamate kinase: MKRSVSVTVTAARDGDPLAGTRPWPEDLRGSVVVVKFGGNAMVDPGLQLTFAQDVVELWHAGLRPVVVHGGGPQISAMLDRLGLETRFEAGLRVTTPETMDVVRMVLTGRVQRELVGHINVHGPFAVGLTGEDAHTMTAVRRPARVDGRAVDIGLVGDVVDVNPAIVRALLEQDHIPVVSPVARGADGQVYNVNADLAAAALAVALDAERLVVLTDVEGLYADWPRSTEVIGHLTARELDGLLPGLASGMLPKMEGCLRAVRGGVRKAHVVDGRVPHAVLRSVLAGTSPGTTVVPDAVTMS; this comes from the coding sequence ATGAAACGGAGTGTCAGCGTGACCGTGACAGCCGCCCGTGACGGGGATCCGCTCGCGGGGACACGTCCCTGGCCCGAGGATCTGCGGGGCAGCGTGGTCGTCGTCAAGTTCGGCGGCAACGCCATGGTGGACCCCGGGCTTCAACTGACCTTCGCCCAGGACGTGGTGGAGTTGTGGCACGCGGGCCTGCGCCCGGTCGTCGTGCACGGCGGCGGGCCGCAGATCAGCGCGATGCTGGACCGGCTCGGCCTGGAGACCCGCTTCGAGGCGGGGCTGAGAGTGACCACGCCCGAGACCATGGACGTGGTGCGCATGGTGCTGACGGGCCGCGTGCAGCGGGAACTGGTCGGTCACATCAACGTCCACGGTCCCTTCGCGGTGGGTCTGACCGGGGAGGACGCGCACACGATGACGGCCGTGCGGCGGCCGGCCCGGGTGGACGGCAGGGCGGTGGACATCGGCCTCGTCGGTGACGTCGTGGACGTCAATCCGGCCATCGTGCGCGCCCTGTTGGAGCAGGACCACATCCCCGTCGTCTCCCCCGTGGCACGTGGCGCGGACGGGCAGGTCTACAACGTGAACGCCGATCTCGCGGCGGCCGCCCTCGCCGTAGCGCTCGATGCCGAGCGGCTGGTGGTGCTCACCGACGTCGAGGGGCTGTATGCGGACTGGCCGCGCAGCACCGAGGTCATCGGGCATCTGACGGCCCGGGAGCTGGACGGGCTGCTGCCGGGGCTGGCGAGCGGGATGCTGCCGAAGATGGAGGGCTGTCTGCGGGCCGTGCGCGGCGGGGTACGCAAGGCACATGTGGTGGACGGGCGCGTGCCGCACGCGGTGCTGCGCAGTGTGCTGGCCGGGACCAGCCCCGGCACCACCGTGGTGCCCGACGCCGTCACCATGTCCTGA
- a CDS encoding serine/threonine-protein kinase, translating into MRSTPRSARSSHCSKEVFVSEIGSGRVRPARPGDPSRIGPYRIIGRLGAGGMGTVHAGVASDGMRVAVKVIHPEQAQDPEFRARFRREVELSSRVTGPHVVPLLAADPDAETPWLATAYVPGPTLTQHVLAQGPLTEGSAYAFAAATAQALAAIHAVGVVHRDVKPQNVLLTPAGPRVLDFGIAHAADGTSVTRTGVMTGTPGWISPEQYRQGSAGPAGDVFAWGALVAYAATGRLPFGAGAPDVVAFRVMSGEADLDGVPVLLRGIVEKALAQEPGDRPSAAEAAQECAVLLASQVTQAAGAASPATAADMITAAWEVPTPEDSAWQLPSDSRRSRKRLVAAVALAAGVVGGLAGGVAALLPGDTGGDRHTPLSASSASSPVSGGSGHASASTAQGDEKAERQAAGGGAASAASWDRARAARGAGEHEVARAVLHDQGVEAQELGEGADFTPGTVRFHTSRREVYFSYRLASDEQGTLYAETRIARSLCLTLRDVVLRLHPDLPYRTYVMVKEEQGREPRVTWQDDFVTDTGCRSAADDGTGQGEGGAQDWHPDEEGLGQAMIPSTDGAEIRVADATARRIITGTNGMRRTLGTDRVLGNAHIKVGFDPDDSVMYVWSDYLQWNQEQVESWADLAAGEACRALVSERESAGSAWPYSRYAVAEIGGSGYLMIRWGTATTRADCPA; encoded by the coding sequence ATGCGATCGACACCTCGGTCTGCCCGTTCATCCCACTGTTCCAAGGAAGTGTTCGTGAGCGAAATCGGCTCCGGAAGAGTTCGGCCGGCTCGTCCGGGCGACCCATCCCGTATTGGCCCCTACCGCATCATCGGCCGTCTCGGCGCGGGCGGCATGGGCACCGTTCATGCCGGTGTCGCCTCCGACGGAATGCGCGTCGCGGTCAAGGTGATTCACCCCGAGCAGGCCCAGGATCCGGAGTTCAGGGCCCGTTTCCGGCGTGAGGTGGAGCTGTCGTCCCGTGTCACCGGACCGCATGTGGTTCCGCTGCTGGCCGCCGATCCGGACGCAGAGACCCCGTGGCTGGCCACCGCATACGTGCCCGGGCCTACCCTGACCCAGCACGTGCTCGCGCAGGGGCCTCTCACGGAGGGGAGCGCGTACGCGTTCGCGGCCGCCACCGCACAGGCGCTGGCCGCCATTCACGCCGTGGGGGTGGTGCACCGCGACGTGAAGCCGCAGAACGTCCTGCTCACGCCCGCCGGCCCCCGGGTGCTGGACTTCGGTATCGCGCACGCCGCCGACGGAACCAGTGTCACCCGGACGGGGGTCATGACCGGCACCCCCGGCTGGATCAGCCCCGAGCAGTACCGTCAGGGCAGCGCGGGTCCGGCGGGTGACGTGTTCGCGTGGGGCGCGCTCGTGGCCTATGCGGCCACCGGACGGCTGCCGTTCGGGGCCGGTGCGCCGGATGTGGTCGCCTTCCGTGTGATGTCGGGCGAGGCCGACCTGGACGGCGTCCCCGTCCTCCTGCGCGGGATCGTGGAGAAGGCGCTGGCCCAGGAGCCGGGTGACCGCCCGTCGGCCGCCGAGGCCGCCCAGGAGTGTGCGGTGCTCCTGGCGTCTCAGGTCACTCAGGCGGCGGGGGCCGCGTCACCGGCGACGGCGGCGGACATGATCACGGCCGCCTGGGAGGTGCCGACCCCGGAGGACTCCGCCTGGCAGCTGCCGTCGGACAGCCGCCGTTCCCGGAAGCGGCTGGTGGCGGCCGTTGCCCTCGCGGCAGGCGTCGTCGGCGGCCTGGCCGGAGGAGTGGCGGCGCTGCTGCCCGGCGACACCGGGGGTGACCGTCACACACCCCTGTCCGCGTCCTCGGCGTCATCGCCGGTCTCCGGCGGATCCGGGCATGCTTCGGCGAGCACCGCGCAGGGGGACGAGAAGGCGGAGCGGCAGGCCGCGGGCGGCGGCGCGGCGAGTGCGGCGAGCTGGGACCGGGCACGAGCCGCCCGAGGCGCGGGGGAGCACGAGGTGGCGCGCGCGGTCCTGCACGACCAGGGCGTCGAGGCGCAGGAGCTCGGTGAGGGCGCCGACTTCACTCCGGGGACCGTACGGTTCCACACGTCGCGCCGGGAGGTCTACTTCTCGTACCGGCTGGCCTCCGACGAGCAGGGGACGCTGTACGCGGAGACGCGGATCGCCAGGTCGTTGTGCCTGACGCTGCGGGACGTCGTCCTCCGGCTGCACCCTGACCTGCCGTACCGCACGTATGTCATGGTGAAGGAGGAGCAGGGCCGGGAGCCCCGGGTGACCTGGCAGGACGACTTCGTGACCGACACCGGCTGCCGGTCGGCCGCCGACGACGGCACAGGGCAGGGCGAGGGCGGTGCGCAGGACTGGCATCCCGACGAGGAGGGTCTGGGGCAGGCGATGATCCCCAGTACCGACGGCGCGGAGATCCGGGTCGCGGACGCCACCGCCCGAAGGATCATCACGGGTACCAACGGGATGCGCCGGACACTCGGTACCGACCGGGTGCTCGGCAACGCGCACATCAAAGTGGGCTTCGACCCCGACGACTCGGTGATGTACGTCTGGTCGGATTACTTGCAGTGGAACCAGGAGCAGGTCGAGTCCTGGGCGGATCTGGCCGCCGGCGAGGCGTGCCGGGCGCTGGTGAGCGAACGGGAGAGTGCGGGGAGCGCCTGGCCGTACTCTCGCTACGCCGTGGCGGAGATCGGCGGGTCCGGCTATCTGATGATCCGTTGGGGTACTGCCACCACGCGGGCTGACTGCCCGGCCTGA
- a CDS encoding SDR family oxidoreductase: protein MHIVIAGGHGKIARRLTRLLSARGDNVTGLIRNPDHADDLRADGAEPVVCDLEHASVDEVAGHLGGADAALFAAGAGPGSGVARKQTVDRNAAILLADAAERAGVRRFLVISSMGADSPPPPGTDPVFAAYLKAKGEADADIASRPGLDWTILRPGTLTDDPGSGRVTLAEHTGRGQVPRDDVAAVLAALLHEPRTAGRILELISGTTPVEEAVRAVAGG, encoded by the coding sequence ATGCACATTGTGATCGCGGGTGGACACGGAAAGATCGCGCGCCGGCTGACCCGGCTGCTCTCGGCGCGCGGCGACAACGTCACAGGGCTGATCCGCAACCCGGACCACGCCGACGACCTGCGCGCGGACGGTGCGGAACCGGTGGTGTGCGACCTGGAGCACGCCTCGGTGGACGAGGTGGCCGGCCACCTCGGCGGCGCCGACGCGGCACTGTTCGCCGCGGGCGCCGGACCGGGCAGCGGCGTGGCCCGCAAGCAGACGGTGGACCGGAACGCGGCCATCCTCCTCGCCGACGCGGCCGAGCGCGCCGGGGTGCGCCGCTTCCTGGTGATCTCCTCGATGGGCGCGGACAGCCCGCCGCCGCCCGGCACCGACCCGGTGTTCGCCGCCTACCTGAAGGCCAAGGGCGAGGCGGACGCCGACATCGCCTCCCGTCCGGGACTGGACTGGACGATTCTGCGCCCGGGGACGCTGACCGACGACCCCGGTAGCGGCCGCGTCACGCTCGCCGAGCACACCGGCCGCGGCCAAGTGCCGCGCGACGACGTGGCCGCGGTGCTCGCCGCCCTGCTCCACGAGCCCAGGACCGCCGGACGCATCCTCGAACTGATCAGCGGGACCACCCCGGTCGAGGAGGCGGTACGCGCCGTGGCCGGCGGCTGA
- a CDS encoding DUF2795 domain-containing protein: MTQSTSARDVVKAIKDVDFPAGKDELIEAASRSGAAPEVVKALRGIPPEQYANREEVARSVRVDPDSDLGLSPAQRAEQAREGGRPGQSQHLREVPKPPVEEELDS, translated from the coding sequence ATGACTCAAAGTACGAGCGCCCGGGACGTGGTGAAGGCCATCAAGGATGTCGACTTCCCCGCCGGCAAGGACGAGCTGATCGAAGCGGCGAGCCGGTCTGGCGCCGCGCCGGAGGTCGTCAAGGCGCTGCGCGGCATCCCGCCCGAGCAGTACGCCAACCGCGAGGAGGTGGCCCGGTCGGTCCGCGTGGATCCCGACTCCGACCTCGGGCTGAGCCCGGCACAGCGAGCCGAGCAAGCCCGGGAGGGCGGCAGGCCGGGACAGTCCCAGCATCTGCGCGAGGTGCCGAAACCGCCGGTCGAGGAGGAGCTGGACAGCTGA
- a CDS encoding NAD-dependent succinate-semialdehyde dehydrogenase, with translation MDAHVTAQGSPIATVNPYTGERVREFPALSPEDVGRAIDAAHGSFPDWRARSTADRGAFVQRAGRLMRERKEKLARLLTLEVGKLIDSSRAEVDLASDILTYYGEHGPELLEERPLPVPEGTAVLVNEPLGVLLGVMPWNFPLYQVVRFAGPNLVLGNTILLKHASSCPQSALAIEQLFTDAGLPTGVYTNLFVRGRDVGKIIDDSRVQGASLTGSERAGMSLGEIAGRNVKKSVLELGGSDPFVVLDDHNLERTVYAAFLGRMGNTGQCCVAAKRFIVLADVYDAFVTGLRDRMSAVRPGDPADPATTLGPLSSEAAAELLMEQVRDAVDKGATVVLGGGRPDLPGAFVEPTLLTDVTPDMRAYREELFGPVATVYRVADEDEAVALANTSPYGLGGAVFAADPERARGVADRLEAGMVWINHPTASRPELPFGGIKRSGYGRELGDVGIVEFANRKLVRYVDADAPIAEVLG, from the coding sequence ATGGACGCCCATGTCACTGCCCAGGGAAGCCCCATCGCCACGGTCAACCCGTACACCGGTGAAAGAGTTCGGGAGTTCCCGGCGTTGAGCCCGGAGGACGTAGGGCGCGCGATCGACGCGGCGCACGGTAGCTTTCCGGACTGGCGTGCCCGATCGACCGCCGACCGGGGGGCCTTCGTGCAACGTGCCGGCCGGCTCATGAGGGAGCGCAAGGAGAAACTGGCGCGGCTGCTGACCCTTGAGGTCGGCAAGCTGATCGACTCGAGCCGTGCGGAGGTCGACCTCGCGTCCGACATCCTCACCTACTACGGCGAGCACGGCCCCGAGCTGCTGGAAGAACGCCCCCTGCCGGTGCCCGAGGGCACGGCCGTGCTGGTGAACGAGCCGCTCGGCGTCCTTCTCGGGGTGATGCCGTGGAACTTCCCGCTGTACCAGGTCGTCCGCTTCGCGGGTCCGAACCTCGTCCTCGGCAACACGATCCTGCTCAAGCACGCGAGTAGCTGTCCCCAGTCCGCACTGGCAATCGAGCAGCTGTTCACTGATGCGGGTCTGCCGACCGGCGTCTACACCAATCTTTTCGTGCGGGGCAGAGACGTCGGGAAGATCATCGATGACTCTCGAGTGCAAGGGGCGTCACTCACCGGGAGCGAGCGGGCGGGCATGAGCTTGGGCGAGATCGCCGGCCGCAATGTCAAGAAGTCCGTCCTCGAGCTGGGTGGCAGTGATCCCTTCGTCGTGCTGGACGATCACAACCTCGAGCGCACCGTGTACGCCGCGTTCCTCGGCCGGATGGGCAACACCGGGCAGTGCTGCGTGGCGGCCAAGCGCTTCATCGTCCTCGCCGACGTCTACGACGCCTTCGTCACCGGGCTGCGCGACCGGATGAGCGCGGTGCGACCGGGCGATCCGGCCGACCCCGCCACCACGCTCGGCCCGCTGTCGTCCGAGGCCGCCGCCGAACTGCTGATGGAGCAGGTTCGTGACGCGGTGGACAAGGGGGCGACGGTGGTGCTGGGCGGCGGGCGGCCGGACCTGCCGGGCGCCTTCGTCGAGCCGACCCTTCTCACCGACGTCACCCCGGACATGCGGGCCTACCGGGAAGAGCTCTTCGGCCCCGTCGCCACGGTCTACCGGGTCGCCGACGAGGACGAGGCCGTGGCACTGGCCAACACCTCCCCCTACGGCCTGGGCGGCGCGGTCTTCGCCGCCGACCCGGAACGTGCTCGCGGCGTCGCGGACCGGCTGGAGGCGGGCATGGTATGGATCAACCACCCGACCGCGTCCCGACCGGAGCTGCCCTTCGGCGGCATCAAGCGCTCCGGCTACGGACGCGAACTCGGCGACGTGGGCATCGTGGAATTCGCCAACCGCAAGCTCGTGCGCTACGTGGACGCCGACGCCCCGATCGCAGAAGTACTGGGCTGA
- a CDS encoding DUF2267 domain-containing protein, with the protein MDEQEFVRTVAERTGLSRQEARDLTWATLETLAHRLSQGEARDLITELPEGLAEAVRRGTTDRIERFGHHDSVQRVAERTMLKEEEADRGVRTVLAVLREAISEKEFNDLMSQLGTDFSQAVESAG; encoded by the coding sequence ATGGATGAGCAGGAATTCGTCCGTACCGTCGCCGAACGCACCGGACTGAGCCGGCAGGAGGCGAGGGACCTGACCTGGGCCACGCTCGAGACGCTGGCCCACAGGCTGAGCCAGGGGGAGGCCAGGGACCTGATCACCGAGCTTCCCGAGGGCCTCGCGGAGGCGGTGCGCCGGGGAACCACGGATCGCATCGAGCGCTTCGGCCACCACGACAGCGTGCAGCGCGTGGCCGAACGCACCATGCTCAAGGAGGAGGAAGCCGACCGGGGTGTGCGGACCGTACTGGCCGTGCTCCGCGAGGCGATCAGCGAGAAGGAGTTCAATGACCTGATGTCGCAGCTCGGAACGGACTTCTCCCAGGCCGTCGAATCCGCCGGGTGA
- a CDS encoding aldo/keto reductase: MSAESARTIALPSGEEIAALGQGTWYLGEDPARREQEIAALRLGVDLGMTVVDTAEMYGDGAAEELVGEALRGRREEVFLVSKVLPGHADRKGTVAACEGSLRRLGTEQLDLYLLHWRGRWPLEETLAGFADLMEAGKIRYWGVSNLDVADMTELTTLPGGDAVAVDQVLYNLSRRGIEWDLLPWCREAEVTVMAYSPIEQGRILEAEALGAVARALGATPAQVALAWVLEQGVAAVPRSGSPDHVRENRGAVDLHLPTEALDALDEAFPPPSGPTPLEML; this comes from the coding sequence ATGTCTGCGGAATCGGCCAGAACGATTGCGCTCCCCTCCGGTGAGGAGATCGCGGCGCTCGGGCAGGGCACCTGGTACCTGGGCGAGGACCCGGCCCGGCGTGAACAGGAGATCGCCGCGCTCCGGCTGGGCGTGGACCTGGGCATGACGGTCGTCGACACGGCGGAGATGTACGGCGACGGCGCAGCCGAGGAACTCGTCGGGGAGGCCCTGCGCGGACGCCGGGAGGAGGTCTTCCTCGTCAGCAAGGTGCTGCCCGGCCACGCCGACCGGAAGGGCACCGTCGCCGCCTGCGAGGGCAGCCTGCGGCGGCTCGGTACGGAACAGCTGGACCTGTACCTGCTGCACTGGCGGGGACGGTGGCCACTCGAGGAGACCCTTGCGGGATTCGCCGACCTGATGGAGGCGGGGAAGATCCGTTACTGGGGCGTGAGCAATCTGGACGTGGCCGACATGACCGAGCTGACCACCCTCCCCGGTGGCGACGCCGTGGCCGTCGACCAGGTGCTGTACAACCTCTCCCGGCGCGGCATCGAATGGGACCTGCTCCCCTGGTGCCGCGAGGCCGAGGTGACGGTCATGGCCTACTCCCCGATCGAGCAGGGGCGGATCCTGGAGGCCGAGGCACTGGGTGCCGTGGCCCGGGCCCTCGGAGCGACTCCGGCCCAGGTGGCACTCGCCTGGGTGCTGGAACAGGGGGTGGCCGCGGTCCCGCGTTCCGGATCACCCGACCACGTCCGGGAGAACCGTGGCGCGGTGGACCTGCACCTTCCCACCGAGGCGCTCGACGCCCTCGACGAGGCGTTCCCGCCGCCCAGCGGTCCCACGCCCCTGGAGATGCTCTGA
- a CDS encoding NADPH-dependent FMN reductase, whose translation MTRPLVVGMGGSLRTPSTSLTALSVAVEGAADAGAGTVVIDLKRLALPFYTSEHGIPASARQLADTVQAADALLWSSPTYHGSVSGAFKNAVDWLALLADHDPPYLSNKPVGMLTTAGGVQGLQAINAMEFIVRSLRGWAVPLVFAVPRSSRIFDGDGRLTDQAVADQLRGLGAEVTRAALQFRADGTCDYAQERAPGAVRE comes from the coding sequence ATGACGCGCCCACTCGTCGTCGGAATGGGAGGTTCGCTGCGCACCCCGTCGACCAGCCTCACCGCACTGTCTGTGGCGGTCGAGGGGGCGGCCGACGCGGGCGCCGGCACCGTGGTGATCGACCTCAAGCGGCTGGCTCTTCCGTTCTACACGTCCGAGCACGGGATCCCCGCGTCCGCCCGCCAGCTCGCGGACACGGTTCAGGCCGCCGACGCCCTGCTGTGGAGCAGCCCGACGTACCACGGGTCGGTCAGCGGCGCGTTCAAGAACGCGGTGGACTGGCTCGCCCTCCTCGCCGACCACGACCCGCCCTACCTCAGCAACAAACCCGTGGGGATGCTGACGACCGCCGGTGGAGTGCAGGGCCTGCAGGCGATCAACGCGATGGAGTTCATCGTGCGGTCGCTGCGCGGCTGGGCCGTGCCGCTGGTGTTCGCGGTCCCGCGGTCCTCCCGGATCTTCGACGGCGACGGACGCCTGACCGACCAGGCGGTCGCGGACCAATTGCGCGGCCTCGGCGCGGAGGTGACCAGGGCGGCCCTGCAGTTCCGGGCGGATGGCACGTGCGACTACGCGCAGGAGCGGGCGCCCGGGGCCGTCCGGGAGTGA
- a CDS encoding LLM class oxidoreductase: MTQPTVPSADGPVDVQGEAQRPFPEHAAMARAYPGGRMTVGAITPLEGFEGPVPSLAGHIERIQQAERAGFASVWVRDVPLLDPSFGDTGQVFDPWVYLGLLSARTTSITLGTASIVMPLRHPLHTAKAAASVDQLSGGRLLLGAATGDRPVEFPAFGQDPGGRAERFRQSLEYFRVVLEHRFPRVESPLGRMHGTDLLPKPVYRRIPVLMTGRGRQDVRWIADHTDGWLYYTPPLEQQAENIERWRELTRGDGDGFKPYAQATYLDLAEDPLALPRRIHQGFSVGRVSFLAMMRAWQDIGIDQLMINFKHSRRPVAEVIDELAEHVLPHFPPGRSGARGEHRPVERTGP; encoded by the coding sequence ATGACACAACCGACAGTTCCCTCAGCCGACGGCCCCGTGGACGTCCAAGGCGAGGCACAGCGGCCGTTCCCCGAGCACGCGGCCATGGCCAGGGCGTATCCCGGCGGCAGGATGACCGTTGGCGCGATCACGCCCCTGGAGGGCTTCGAAGGGCCCGTGCCGTCCCTGGCCGGGCACATCGAGCGGATCCAGCAGGCCGAGCGGGCCGGCTTCGCCTCGGTGTGGGTCCGTGACGTGCCACTGCTGGACCCGAGCTTCGGGGACACCGGACAGGTCTTCGACCCGTGGGTGTACCTGGGGCTGCTCAGTGCCCGCACCACCTCGATCACCCTGGGGACCGCCAGCATCGTCATGCCGTTGCGTCATCCCTTGCACACCGCCAAGGCGGCTGCCTCGGTGGACCAGCTGTCAGGCGGACGGCTCCTGCTCGGGGCGGCCACCGGTGACCGGCCCGTGGAGTTCCCGGCCTTCGGTCAGGACCCGGGCGGCCGGGCGGAGAGGTTCCGGCAGTCGCTGGAGTACTTCCGTGTCGTCCTCGAGCACCGTTTCCCGCGCGTGGAGTCGCCGCTCGGCCGGATGCACGGCACCGATCTGCTGCCCAAGCCGGTCTACCGGCGGATCCCGGTACTGATGACGGGGCGCGGCCGGCAGGACGTCCGGTGGATCGCCGACCACACGGACGGCTGGCTGTACTACACCCCGCCTCTCGAGCAGCAGGCCGAGAACATCGAGCGGTGGCGGGAGCTGACCCGGGGCGACGGCGATGGGTTCAAGCCGTACGCGCAGGCCACGTATCTGGATCTGGCCGAGGACCCGCTGGCCCTGCCCCGGCGCATCCACCAGGGCTTCTCGGTGGGCCGGGTGTCGTTCCTGGCGATGATGCGCGCCTGGCAGGACATCGGCATCGACCAGCTGATGATCAACTTCAAGCACAGCCGCCGTCCGGTCGCCGAAGTGATCGACGAACTGGCCGAACACGTGCTGCCGCACTTCCCACCCGGGCGCTCCGGGGCGCGCGGCGAGCACCGGCCCGTGGAGCGGACCGGTCCCTGA
- a CDS encoding DsbA family protein: MSTQAPHISLPSRVPAGASPSGDGIVVGTGSVQVDAFIDFLCPYCKQFEERSGPLLDELVANEAISLVYHPMGFLDGLSTTRYSSRASAASGCASDGGHFTEYLYALFANQPPEGGPGLSDDELIQLGQAVGLADSSFAGCVRQGVYLDWSSYVTATAIQRGVGGTPTVAVEGVAVPANPRTILAAVRAAHARVDG; this comes from the coding sequence ATGAGTACTCAGGCGCCCCACATCAGTTTGCCCTCCCGCGTTCCGGCCGGTGCCTCGCCGAGCGGGGACGGCATCGTCGTCGGAACCGGCTCGGTACAGGTGGATGCCTTCATCGACTTTCTGTGCCCGTACTGCAAGCAGTTCGAGGAGAGGAGCGGGCCGCTCCTCGACGAGCTGGTGGCGAACGAGGCGATCAGTCTCGTCTATCACCCGATGGGCTTTCTCGACGGTCTGTCCACCACCCGGTACTCCTCCCGCGCCTCGGCGGCCTCAGGCTGCGCGTCCGATGGCGGCCACTTCACGGAGTACCTCTACGCGCTGTTCGCCAACCAGCCCCCCGAGGGCGGGCCGGGCCTGTCGGACGACGAACTGATCCAGCTCGGCCAGGCGGTGGGACTGGCGGACAGCTCGTTCGCCGGGTGCGTCCGGCAGGGCGTCTACCTGGACTGGAGCTCCTACGTGACGGCGACAGCCATCCAGCGGGGGGTGGGTGGAACGCCGACCGTGGCGGTCGAGGGCGTCGCGGTGCCGGCCAACCCCCGGACCATCCTTGCCGCGGTTCGTGCCGCCCATGCACGTGTCGACGGATGA